One genomic region from Argentina anserina chromosome 2, drPotAnse1.1, whole genome shotgun sequence encodes:
- the LOC126783824 gene encoding uncharacterized protein LOC126783824, which yields MDSLSKLMEIEESSHFANSKIGVNLTKTGEVEVSKIIMRMKSTMKKRMIMIMLLLIKMTIFVADAGSDTNGVFDPCSDATIQRWDGFTFGLVFSTKDSFFFNQTQLSPCDSRLSLKGAQHALFRPKVDEISFLSINSSNSEPGSKVGPYMVAFAGRKYAARSPPILVADDSNTITSFTLVLEFDRGILQNLYWKKFGCKACSGDYSVCLNGEDCAVPNSKCKSNGGTFDCNLSVQLTFSGTDKNLEVLNSWYEVNKLQKYSLYNLFKNFLI from the exons ATGGACTCTCTCTCCAAGCTAATGGAAATTGAGGAGTCCTCTCATTTTGCAAATTCGAAGATTGGAGTAAATTTGACGAAG ACTGGTGAGGTCGAAGTCTCCAAGATCATTATGAGGATGAAATCGACGatgaagaagaggatgatcaTGATCATGCTGTTGTTGATTAAGATGACGATATTTGTCGCCGATGCTGGAAGTGATACAAATGGTGTGTTTGATCCTTGTTCAGATGCAACGATACAAAGATGGGACGGTTTTACATTTGGTCTTGTGTTTTCAACCAAAGACTCGTTCTTTTTCAATCAGACCCAACTTTCGCCCTGTGATTCGCGTCTCTCTCTGAAGGGTGCACAACATGCTTTGTTTCGACCCAAAGTCGATGAGATCTCCTTCCTTTCCATCAATAGTAGTAACTCTGAGCCG GGCAGTAAGGTAGGCCCGTACATGGTGGCATTTGCTGGACGCAAGTATGCAGCAAGATCACCACCAATATTGGTTGCTGATGACTCCAATACCATAACTAGTTTCACCTTG GTACTTGAATTCGACAGGGGTATCCTTCAAAACTTGTACTGGAAGAAATTTGGGTGCAAAGCTTGCTCAGGAGACTACTCCGTCTGCCTTAATGGCGAGGACTGTGCAGTACCAAACTCAAAATGCAAAAGCAATGGTGGGACTTTTGACTGTAATTTGAGCGTCCAATTAACCTTCTCAGGAACAGACAAAAATCTTGAAGTGCTTAATTCATGGTATGAGGTGAACAAGTTACAGAAATACTCGCTCTACAACCTTTTCAAGAATTTTCTGATATGA